The Bacteroides fragilis NCTC 9343 genome includes the window TCGCAAGGTATTCCATACGGAAAAAAGACTTAAGCGTTTCCCGCAAAAGACTTAAACGTTTTTTGAAAACGCTTAAACGTTTCACCGAAAAGACTTAAGTGTTTAGTATGAAAGATTCAAGTCTTTAGTTTACAGGCAGCCAGGCATTGATATCTTCGGCTACAAAAAGCCAGTAAAGCAGCAATAGGATGAATATGACAACGGCAATCGCAATTAAAACTTTTCTTTGTTTCATAATGTTGGTTTCTGTTTTTAAATAAATTATATCTGAGAAACAATATAAATAACAAAATGTTTAAAAAGAGTTTCCTTTTCAAACGATCAACAATTCTTTCTTACATCTCATGTACATATAATGTACATCTGTTAGGGCCAAAAGTCCAAGGGCCATTCTATGCGCCAATTGAATCGGAGAAGAAAGATAAAAAGACAGCGATAACAGCTAATAATCAAATAGTTACAAATAACAACCAACAAAAGCAGTGGACTAAAAAAAGCAGAAAGGTGAACAGTAAAAAGAATACGATTTAAAGTACATGTATAATATAATATATTTTACATTTTTCAAAAAATAAAGCGAAGTGTCCCCATGACTCATAAAAGTTTCTTTTCACAACACACTAACTTCCTTTAGGGGGGTAGACTGGCACATAGAGTGGCCCTTGGACTTTTGGCCCTTGATTTTAATTTCGAAAAAGAATTAACCATCTAATAATTAATAAATTAAACTTAAAAAGAAGCCAAAACAATGTGGTCACGAATAGCTAAACGAACAACCACTACAGATGGGTGTACAAAGAGCAAAAATACATACAATAGACACTTTAAAAACAATTCGTTTTTGGGGGACAAAACAAAAAATAAAAAGGAGGGCAATAAAAAAAAGAAAGATTTTATTTGTTATTCCAAACAAAGTATCTATATTTGCCCCCGTTAAATAACAATTAGCAATGATGACAATGCAAGTAAATACATATTGGTGGTGGCGCCCGTTACAACTCCGACAGTCGTAAGGGAGCAGCGCTCGTATGTATATACCTCATTAAAGATATAACAGAATTTAGAAAGAGCCCTGTCGCAACCTGCGACGGGGCTCTTTTTTTTAACCCCAAATACAAATAACAAATAAATATAGGATTATGAAAAGTTTTTTAGTTGATCAGGATGGCTATTACGGAGAATTTGGAGGTGCTTATGTACCTGAAATCCTCCACAAGTGTGTAGAAGAGTTGCAGAATACTTATCTCGACGTAATAGAGAGCGAGGACTTCAAGAAAGAGTTCGACCAATTGTTGCGTGACTACGTAGGACGCCCTTCCCCACTCTATCCGGCCCGCCGCCTGTCGGAGAAGTACGGTTGCAAGATGTATCTGAAACGGGAAGACCTGAATCACACGGGTGCCCATAAAATCAATAACACCATCGGACAAATTCTACTGGCAAGACGCATGGGTAAGAAACGTATCATTGCAGAGACCGGTGCCGGACAGCACGGGGTGGCAACAGCCACAGTCTGTGCCCTGATGAACATGGAGTGCATCGTATACATGGGCAAAACGGATGTAGAACGCCAGCACATCAATGTAGAAAAGATGAAAATGCTGGGAGCGACAGTCGTTCCGGTCACTTCGGGCAACATGACTCTGAAAGATGCCACGAACGAAGCCATCCGAGACTGGTGCTGCCATCCCTCGGATACGTATTACATCATCGGTTCTACCGTAGGGCCGCACCCATATCCGGACATGGTGGCCCGTTTGCAGTCGGTCATCAGCGAAGAGATAAAAAAACAGCTTCAGGAGAAAGAAGGACGTGACTATCCGGACTATCTGATTGCCTGCGTGGGCGGAGGAAGCAACGCTGCCGGAACCATCTATCATTATATCGACGACGAACGGGTACGGATCGTATTGGCCGAAGCCGGCGGCAAGGGAATTGAAACCGGGATGACGGCAGCCACCATCCAACTCGGAAAAATGGGGATCATTCATGGGGCACGTACGTTTGTGATCCAAAACGAAGACGGACAGATTGAGGAACCTTATTCCATCTCCGCCGGACTGGACTATCCCGGTATCGGCCCGATGCACGCCAACCTGGCAGACAAAAAACGGGCAATGGTACTGGCTGTCAATGATGACGAAGCCATCCGTGCCGCTTACGAGTTGACCCGGCTGGAAGGAATCATTCCTGCCCTGGAATCGGCCCACGCATTGGGAGCCTTGGAAAAAATAACTTTCAAGCCGGAGGATGTAGTCGTACTGACGGTATCGGGACGGGGAGATAAAGATATAGAAACTTATCTGGGATAAATCATTTCACCACAGATTACACAGATTAACACAGATTTTTAAACTCTCGTTTGTGGAATATCAAAAAAACTCTCTGTGAAACTCGGTGTTACTCTGTGGTGAATCCAAAATCAAATTAAAAAGAAATGAAATTATGAATGCCTTCAATTATACCACCCATAGCAAGCAAGTCCTGGGCGACCTGCACACTCCGGTAAGCATTTACCTCAAAGTACGTGATATGTATCCGCAATCCGCATTAATGGAAAGCTCGGACTACCATGCCGGAGAAAACTCTCTCTCGTTCATCGCCCTCTGCCCATTGGCAAGCATCGGCATCAACAGTGGAATCGTAACCACTACTTACCCCGACAATACCCGCCGGGAAGAACCGCTCAGCCAATCGTTCCGGGTAGAAAATGCGCTCAACCGCTTTATCAACCGGTTCCATGTGGAAGGAGACGACAAGAAATTCTGCGGGCTATACGGCTACACCACGTTCAATGCCGTGAAGTATTTTGAACACATCCCCGTGAAAGAAAGTCATGACGAACAGAATGACGCTCCCGACTTACTATACATATTATATAAGTATATCATCGTCTTCAATCACTTTAAGAATGAGCTCACTCTGGTAGAGATGCTGGCTGAAGGAGAAGAAAGCAATTTGTCACAACTGGAATCGGCCATTGAAAACCGTAACTATGCTTCATACAATTTCTCTGTGACCGGCCCTGTCACCAGCACCATCACCGACGAAGAACACAAGGCAAACGTACGCAAAGGCATCGCCCATTGCCTGCGGGGAGATGTCTTCCAGATTGTGCTTTCCAGACGGTTTATCCAACCTTATGCGGGTGACGACTTCAAAGTGTATCGTGCTTTGCGAAGCATCAACCCCTCTCCCTACCTGTTCTATTTCGATTTCGGCGGCTACCGCATCTTCGGCTCGTCACCCGAAACGCATTGCAAAGTGGAAAGCGGACAGGCGTATATCGACCCGATTGCCGGCACCACACGCCGCACGGGAGACACCATCAAAGACAAGGAACTGACGGAAGCTCTTTTGGCTGATCCGAAAGAAAACGCAGAACATGTAATGCTGGTGGACCTGGCACGCAACGATCTCAGCCGGAATTGCCACGACGTACGGGTAGTATTCTACAAAGAACCCCAATACTACAGCCATGTCATCCATCTGGTGAGCCGCGTCAGCGGTGCTCTGAACAACGGAGCAAATCCGCTCAAGACCTTTATCGACACTTTCCCTGCCGGAACCCTGAGCGGTGCGCCCAAGGTACGTGCCATGCAGCTTATCAGCGAAATAGAACCTCACAACCGCGGAGCCTACGGAGGTTGTATCGGCTTCATCGGCCTGAACGGAGAATTGAACCAGGCGATAACGATCCGCACTTTCGTAAGCCGCAACAACGAATTGTGGTTCCAGGCCGGAGGCGGTATCGTAGCACGCAGTCAGGACGAATACGAACTGCAAGAAGTCAATAATAAACTGGGGGCCCTGAAAAAGGCAATAGACCTGGCCGTAAAACTAAAAAACTGAAGTAAAATGAATAGGTTCACCACAGAGTTACACAGAGTTTTAATCTCTTGTTTATAGGATGTTTACGAGAAAATATCTTCTCTGTGAAACTCTGTGTCACTCTGTGGTGAATCCCCCAAACAATTTCAAAACAATGAACAACGAGATAAATACCCTTAACAGACAGAAAGAAGCGATTCTCCTTCTGGACAATTATGACTCTTTCACCTATAACCTGCTGCATGTGGTAAAAGAACAGGGAGTGACCGACATTGAAGTATTCCGCAATGACGAGATAACACTGGACGAGGTGGAACGTTTCGATAAGATCATCCTCTCGCCGGGACCGGGCATACCGGAAGAAGCCGGACTGTTACTGCCCATCATCCGGAAATATGCGGCAACCAAAAGTATCCTGGGAGTTTGTCTGGGCCATCAGGCCATCGGCGAAGCATTCGGAGCCACACTCGAAAATCTGACAGAAGTATATCACGGGGTTCAGACTCCGGTCAGCATATTGAAAGAAGATATCCTCTTCAGAGGATTGGGACGTGAAATTCCCGTAGGACGCTATCACTCCTGGGTGGTGAGCCGCAAGGATTTCCCCGGATGCCTGGAGATCACGGCCGAAAGCCGGGAGGGACAAATCATGGCATTACGGCACCGGACGTACGACGTACATGGCATTCAGTTTCATCCCGAATCGGTGCTGACTCCACAGGGAAAAGAGATAATCAAGAACTTCTTAAACAACCGATAAGCGCGCCTTATGACCGCGCATGCGTAACATTGAAAAAACAAACTATATGAAACAGATTCTATACAAATTATTCGAACATCAATATCTGGGTCGCGACGAAGCCCGCACCATATTGCAGAACATTGCACAAGGCAAATACAATGATGCACAGGTGGCCTCGCTGATCACCGTCTTCCTGATGCGTAACATCTCGGTAGAGGAACTTTGCGGATTTCGTGACGCACTGCTTGAAATGCGGGTCCCGGTAGATTTGAGTGAGTTTGCCCCAATAGACATTGTGGGAACCGGAGGGGACGGCAAGAATACCTTCAACATCTCCACCGCGGCTTGCTTCACAGTAGCCGGTGCCGGATTTCCGGTAGTCAAACATGGGAATTACGGTGCCACTTCCGTCAGCGGAGCCAGCAACGTGATGGAACAGCACGGAGTAAAGTTCACCGACCATACAGACCGCCTGCGCCGCTCGATGGAGAAGTGTAACATCGCTTATCTGCATGCACCTCTGTTCAACCCGGCTCTGAAAGCGGTGGCACCGATACGCAAAGCATTGGCCGTACGCACGTTCTTCAATATGCTGGGTCCGTTGGTAAACCCTGTCATCCCCACCTATCAACTGCTCGGAGTATACAACCTCCCGCTGCTCCGCCTGTATACCTATACCTATCAGGAAAGCGCTACCCGCTTTGCGGTAGTACATAGCCTGGACGGATATGACGAAATCTCTCTGACCGACGAATTTAAAGTGGCGACATGTGGAAACGAGAAAATCTACACTCCGGAGAGCCTGGGCTTCAACCGCTGTCGGGAATCCGAACTCGACGGTGGAAATACCCCGGAAGATGCCACAAGAATATTTGACGCCGTAATGGAGGGAACAGCCACCGAAGCACAGAAGAATGTGGTGATCGTCAATGCGGCCTTTGCCATCCGGGTGATTTGTCCGGAGAAACCGATAGAAGAATGTATCGCCCTGGCACGGGAATCACTGGAAAGCGGCAAGGCTCGGGAGACTTTAAAGAAATTTGTCGAACTAAACGGATAGAAAAGCTATCACCCATCAAAGAAACATGAAAGATATATTATCTGAAATCATTGCCAATAAACGTTTTGAGATCGACCTGCAGAAACAGGCCATCCCATCGGAACAGCTTCAGGAGAAGTTATCTGACGAGGTACAGCCGGGCTACTCCATGAAGCAGGCACTGGCCTCTTCGGCTACCGGTATCATTGCCGAGTTCAAACGCCGGTCTCCGTCCAAAGGCTGGATCTATGAAAATGCATGTCCGGAACAAGTCGTGCCGGACTATATAGCCGCCGGTGCTTCGGCGCTTTCTATACTCACGGATGAAAAATTCTTCGGAGGAAGCCTGAAGGATATTCGCACAGCACGCCCTTTGGTGAATATCCCGATCCTGCGCAAAGATTTTATAATCGATGAATATCAACTGTTCCAGGCCAAAATTGTGGGAGCTGACGCCATATTGCTGATAGCCGCCGCACTGGAGGCCGATCAATGTCATGCGCTTGCCGCAAAAGCCCATGAATTGGGACTGGAAGTCTTGCTAGAGATTCATACTGCCGAAGAACTGCCATTTATAAATAAGGAGATAGACATGGTAGGTATCAATAACCGCAACCTGGGCACTTTCTTCACAGATGTAGAGAATTCTTTCCGGTTAGCCGGACAGTTGCCTCAGGATGCGCTGTTGGTATCGGAAAGCGGCATCTCGGATCCGGAAACAGTGAAACGCCTGCGTAAAGCCGGGTTCCGGGGATTCCTGATCGGAGAAACGTTTATGAAAACCCAACAGCCCGGACAGAAATTAAAAGAATTTATAAACGACCTGAATTCACCACAGAGTGACACAGAGTCTCACTGAGAATTTTTCAAAGAAAACATTTATAATAAAAAAAATAAAACTCAGTGAGACTCAGTGTCACTCTGTGGTGAACCCAACTTTAAAC containing:
- a CDS encoding anthranilate synthase component II codes for the protein MNNEINTLNRQKEAILLLDNYDSFTYNLLHVVKEQGVTDIEVFRNDEITLDEVERFDKIILSPGPGIPEEAGLLLPIIRKYAATKSILGVCLGHQAIGEAFGATLENLTEVYHGVQTPVSILKEDILFRGLGREIPVGRYHSWVVSRKDFPGCLEITAESREGQIMALRHRTYDVHGIQFHPESVLTPQGKEIIKNFLNNR
- the trpD gene encoding anthranilate phosphoribosyltransferase, translating into MKQILYKLFEHQYLGRDEARTILQNIAQGKYNDAQVASLITVFLMRNISVEELCGFRDALLEMRVPVDLSEFAPIDIVGTGGDGKNTFNISTAACFTVAGAGFPVVKHGNYGATSVSGASNVMEQHGVKFTDHTDRLRRSMEKCNIAYLHAPLFNPALKAVAPIRKALAVRTFFNMLGPLVNPVIPTYQLLGVYNLPLLRLYTYTYQESATRFAVVHSLDGYDEISLTDEFKVATCGNEKIYTPESLGFNRCRESELDGGNTPEDATRIFDAVMEGTATEAQKNVVIVNAAFAIRVICPEKPIEECIALARESLESGKARETLKKFVELNG
- the trpC gene encoding indole-3-glycerol phosphate synthase TrpC, whose product is MKDILSEIIANKRFEIDLQKQAIPSEQLQEKLSDEVQPGYSMKQALASSATGIIAEFKRRSPSKGWIYENACPEQVVPDYIAAGASALSILTDEKFFGGSLKDIRTARPLVNIPILRKDFIIDEYQLFQAKIVGADAILLIAAALEADQCHALAAKAHELGLEVLLEIHTAEELPFINKEIDMVGINNRNLGTFFTDVENSFRLAGQLPQDALLVSESGISDPETVKRLRKAGFRGFLIGETFMKTQQPGQKLKEFINDLNSPQSDTESH
- the trpB gene encoding tryptophan synthase subunit beta, producing the protein MKSFLVDQDGYYGEFGGAYVPEILHKCVEELQNTYLDVIESEDFKKEFDQLLRDYVGRPSPLYPARRLSEKYGCKMYLKREDLNHTGAHKINNTIGQILLARRMGKKRIIAETGAGQHGVATATVCALMNMECIVYMGKTDVERQHINVEKMKMLGATVVPVTSGNMTLKDATNEAIRDWCCHPSDTYYIIGSTVGPHPYPDMVARLQSVISEEIKKQLQEKEGRDYPDYLIACVGGGSNAAGTIYHYIDDERVRIVLAEAGGKGIETGMTAATIQLGKMGIIHGARTFVIQNEDGQIEEPYSISAGLDYPGIGPMHANLADKKRAMVLAVNDDEAIRAAYELTRLEGIIPALESAHALGALEKITFKPEDVVVLTVSGRGDKDIETYLG
- a CDS encoding anthranilate synthase component I family protein, with protein sequence MNAFNYTTHSKQVLGDLHTPVSIYLKVRDMYPQSALMESSDYHAGENSLSFIALCPLASIGINSGIVTTTYPDNTRREEPLSQSFRVENALNRFINRFHVEGDDKKFCGLYGYTTFNAVKYFEHIPVKESHDEQNDAPDLLYILYKYIIVFNHFKNELTLVEMLAEGEESNLSQLESAIENRNYASYNFSVTGPVTSTITDEEHKANVRKGIAHCLRGDVFQIVLSRRFIQPYAGDDFKVYRALRSINPSPYLFYFDFGGYRIFGSSPETHCKVESGQAYIDPIAGTTRRTGDTIKDKELTEALLADPKENAEHVMLVDLARNDLSRNCHDVRVVFYKEPQYYSHVIHLVSRVSGALNNGANPLKTFIDTFPAGTLSGAPKVRAMQLISEIEPHNRGAYGGCIGFIGLNGELNQAITIRTFVSRNNELWFQAGGGIVARSQDEYELQEVNNKLGALKKAIDLAVKLKN